From the genome of Colletotrichum higginsianum IMI 349063 chromosome 4, whole genome shotgun sequence, one region includes:
- a CDS encoding ABC transporter translates to MAAPKSAFWRQVSTLTTKNLTILYARHPASTIYTALLLPIILTVYLGIGRNLNSPQNDYGIAEPRPVRSLRDGLAAADGSARDTVVFVNNGLAGGEIDRVIGSLSQEVTDAGKIATTIEDPTELGRICRSSFRATTSCYGAVVFHSSPSEGSAGGVDGDSGGIWNYTLRGDGALGSRFRVDDDDNDAQVYTLPLQRAVDSAIAVVTTTTTNNNDDDNNSQSSTPLAGTREWGFTDETEDERQASARRRYQQTIIDYLGVSFVLALIGMSYHLPGHIATERERGLSQLIDSMMSTRHEWEAQAVRMVANLYSFFAVYVPGWIAASVIARSMIWRETNIGVVIVFFVLGGLALTSQAVLGASFFKKAQLSGVVNSLVYVLLGVLAQALPDPGTGAVTALSLLFMPCSFVFFIKSMARFEAEGQPMDLLRAPPNSASALPGIAIWVFLIVQFLVYPLLAALVERRIHGIGSESRRVYKGDGARPEDAVIIHGLTKVYSPGLFRRAFSFVSKPRPSTVAVNNLDLTAKRGEILALLGANGSGKSTTLDAIAGISRFNQGSISIDASGGIGIAPQKNVLWDELTVAEHIAIFNQLKSPAAGTGGHEDQDQLIHSIGLSTKRKAQSKTLSGGQKRKLQLGMMLTGGSAVCCVDEVSSGIDALSRRKIWDILLSERGRRTIILTTHFLDEADLLADNIAILSRGSLRAEGSSVALKNALGDGYRVHVLDAKDVREPPEVGGVAMAVSSNTITYTAPSSKLAAEVIRALEGRRIPYRISSPNIEDVFLNVAEEVRGEDLKSIRDGPTVGSSPTSSQEPTEEKDKDVMVARGGGRDTLGLQSGRQAGFLEQTPVLVQKRFTLFKTNWIPYAIVFVVPIVAAAVMQLLVADEGPTSCDPADLTSGSGNLDNYREALEGASIAAGPSSAFSSSAMGDLLGFLAPPGSNGSNDTTGNNISLSDSYQDLSRFIEDNRRSITPGGLWAGSGTDAPPTIAYRTDANAVFAAVILQNLLSITATNISIAAAYAPFDSVIPSSTLTTAQLAIYFSIALSIVPAFFGLYPNVERRSQVRGLQYSSGVRSLPLWASHLLFDFGVFLAPLLLAAVIFATSSDIWFAPGYLFPVFLLYGVTSILLSYVLSLLTSSQVATFAAIMAYNGVGFAVYLIAFLYIITFSPATVSDRNILIGHYTISAVFPVASVCRALLVGLNTFSLACSGTGFGDPGALNAYGGPILYLAVQAILLFSILLYNDSGNKLPAFLTRKSSPSAASSVAQANEDPEVASERVHVDSISDDDGLQVRHVTKKFGSFTAVDDVSFGVRHGEVFALLGPNGAGKSTTISLIRGDIQPSRSSSGGGGDVLVEKVSVTAQRALARSNLGVCPQFDAVDAMTVAEHLRHYARLRGVPDAEDQVRAVIRAVGLDAHVDVPAQHLSGGNRRKLSLGIALTGNPSVMLLDEPSSGLDAAAKRVMWRTLAGIVPGRSILLTTHSMEEADALAGRAGIVAQRMLAVGEVGELRSRFGDSLYVHLVSRTAPHSTEAEMERMRRWVVGAFPSARVEAETYHGQMRFSVSASDVLQRNGGGGGGQEDLGRDRGDGDSRAEGSSRELSAIGRLIVMLEENRDVLGIEHHSVSPTTLSDVFLAIVGQHNVQEEGYAARPGEKKINWRKILLGF, encoded by the coding sequence ATGGCGGCGCCAAAGTCGGCGTTCTGGCGCCAGGTGAGCACCCTCACGACCAAGAACCTCACCATCCTCTACGCCCGGCACCCGGCCTCCACCATCTACACCGCCCTGCTGCTCCCCATCATCCTGACCGTCTACCTCGGCATCGGAAGGAACCTCAACAGCCCCCAGAACGACTACGGCATCGCCGAGCCCCGGCCCGTGCGGTCCCTCCGGGACggcctcgcggcggcggacggctcggCCCGCGACACggtcgtcttcgtcaacaACGGGCTCGCGGGGGGCGAGATCGACCGGGTCATCGGCTCCCTCTCGCAAGAGGTCACGGACGCCGGCAAGATCGCGACGACGATCGAGGACCCGACCGAGCTGGGGCGCATCTGCCGCTCGTCCTTCCGGGCCACGACGTCCTGctacggcgccgtcgtctttCACTCCTCCCCCAGCGAGGGGAGTGCAGGTGGTGTAGATGGTGATAGTGGCGGCATCTGGAACTACACCCTGCGCGGAGACGGCGCGCTCGGGTCCAGGTtccgcgtcgacgacgacgataacGACGCTCAGGTGTACACGCTGCCCCTCCAAAGGGCCGTCGACTctgccatcgccgtcgtcaccaccaccaccaccaacaacaacgacgacgacaacaacagccAGTCCTCCACCCCCCTTGCCGGCACCCGCGAATGGGGCTTCACGGACGAGACCGAGGACGAGCGACAGGCCAGCGCGCGCAGGCGGTACCAGCAGACCATCATCGACTACCTCGGCGTCTCCTTCGTGCTCGCCCTCATCGGCATGAGCTACCACCTCCCGGGCCACATCGCCACCGAGCGCGAGAGGGGCCTGTCCCAGCTCATCGACTCCATGATGTCGACGCGGCACGAGTGGGAGGCCCAGGCCGTCCGCATGGTGGCCAACCTgtactccttcttcgccgtctACGTGCCCGGCTGgatcgccgcctccgtcatcgCGAGGAGCATGATCTGGAGGGAGACCAacatcggcgtcgtcatcgtcttcttcgtcctggGCGGGCTGGCCCTGACCTCccaggccgtcctcggcgcgtccttcttcaagaaggccCAGCTTTCCGGCGTCGTCAACTCCCTCGTCTACGTCCTGCTGGGCGTCCTGGCCCAGGCCCTCCCGGACCcgggcaccggcgccgtcacGGCCCTGAGCCTGCTGTTCATGCCCTGCTCctttgtcttcttcatcaAGTCGATGGCGCgcttcgaggccgagggccagccCATGGACCTGCTCAGGGCCCCGCCCAACAGCGCGTCTGCCCTCCCCGGCATCGCCATCTGGGTCTTTCTCATCGTCCAGTTCTTGGTGTACCCGCTGCTCGCGGCCCTGGTCGAGCGCCGGATCCACGGCATCGGCTCCGAGAGCCGCAGGGTGTacaagggcgacggcgcccggcccgaggacgccgtcatcatccacgGGCTGACCAAGGTCTACTCGCCGGGCCTCTTCCGCCGGGCCTTCTCCTTCGTCTCCAAGCCCCGTCCGTCAACTGTTGCCGTCAACAACCTCGACCTGACGGCGAAGCGCGGCGAGATCCTGGCGCTCCTCGGCGCGaacggcagcggcaagaGCACGACGCTCGATGCCATTGCGGGAATCAGCCGGTTCAACCAGGGCAGCATCTCCATCGACGCGtccggcggcatcggcatcgcgcCGCAGAAGAACGTCCTCTGGGACGAGCTGACCGTGGCCGAGCACatcgccatcttcaaccaGCTCAAgtccccggcggcggggacgggCGGCCACGAAGACCAGGACCAGCTGATCCACTCCATCGGGCTCTCGACGAAGCGGAAAGCCCAGTCCAAGACGCTCTCGGGGGGGCAGAAGCGCAAGCTGCAGCTCGGCATGATGCTGacgggcggcagcgccgtctGCTGCGTCGACGAGGTGTCTTCCGGGATCGACGCGCTCTCGAGGCGCAAGATCTGGGACATACTCCTCTCGGAGAGGGGCCGGAGGACCATCATCCTGACGACGCACtttctcgacgaggcggatcTGCTGGCGGACAACATCGCCATCCTGTCCCGGGGCAGCCTGAGGGCCGAAGGGTCTTCCGTGGCCCTCAAGaacgccctcggcgacggctACCGGGtccacgtcctcgacgccaaggaCGTGAGAGAACCCCCGgaagtcggcggcgttgcgaTGGCGGTCTCGTCCAACACCATCACCTAcacggcgccctcgtcgaagctggcggccgaggtgaTCCGCGCTCTCGAAGGCCGCCGGATCCCCTACCGGATCTCGAGCCCCAACATCGAAGACGTGTTCctcaacgtcgccgaggaggtccgCGGGGAAGACCTCAAGTCGATTCGGGACGGGCCAACCGTCGGGAGCTCACCGACGTCAAGCCAAGAGCCCacagaggagaaggacaaggacgtcATGGTAgcgcgcggcggcggaagagaCACCTTGGGGCTTCAGTCCGGCCGCCAGGCGGGCTTCCTCGAGCAGACGCCCGTGCTGGTCCAGAAACGCTTCACGCTATTCAAGACGAACTGGATCCCGTAcgccatcgtcttcgtcgtccccatcgtcgcggccgccgtcatgcagctgctcgtcgccgacgaggggcCCACGAGCTGCGACCCTGCCGACCTCACCAGCGGATCGGGGAACCTGGACAACTACAGAGAAGCCCTCGAGGGGGCATCTATAGCCGCCGggccctcgtccgccttCTCCAGCTCCGCGATGGGAGATctcttgggcttcttggcGCCCCCCGGGTCCAACGGTTCCAACGACACCACCGGCAACAACATCTCGCTGAGTGACAGCTACCAGGACCTCAGCCGGTTCATCGAGGACAACAGGAGGAGCATCACCCCCGGCGGCCTCTGGGCCGGCAGCGGGACGGACGCTCCGCCGACCATCGCCTACCGGACggacgccaacgccgtcttcgccgccgtcatcctgCAGAACCTGCTGAGCATCACGGCGACAAACAtcagcatcgccgccgcctacgcCCCCTTCGACAGCGTCATCCCGAGCTCGACGCTGACCACGGCCCAGCTGGCCATCTACTTCAGCATCGCCCTGTCCATCGTCCCGGCCTTCTTCGGGCTGTACCCCAACGTCGAGCGGCGGTCCCAGGTCCGCGGCCTGCAGTACTCGAGCGGCGTCCGCTCGCTGCCGCTGTGGGCGTCCCACCTCCTCTTCGACTTTGGCGTCTTCCTCGCGCCCCTGCTGCTCGCGGCCGTCATCTTCGCCACGTCCTCGGACATCTGGTTCGCCCCGGGCTACCTCTTccccgtcttcctcctctacGGCGTCACCTCCATCCTGCTCTCCTACGTCCTGTCGCTCCTCACCAGCAGCCAGGTCGCCACCTTtgccgccatcatggcctACAACGGCGTCGGGTTCGCCGTCTACCTGATCGCCTTCCTCTACATCATCACCTTCTCCCCCGCCACCGTTTCCGACCGCAACATCCTCATCGGCCACTACaccatctcggccgtcttccccgTCGCGTCCGTCTGCAGGGCCTTGCTCGTCGGCCTGAACACCTTCTCTCTGGCGTGCTCCGGGACGGGGTTCGGCGACCCCGGCGCCCTGAACGCGTACGGCGGGCCGATTCTCTacctcgccgtccaggcCATCCTCCTATTTAGCATCCTCTTGTATAACGACAGCGGGAACAAGCTGCCGGCCTTTCTGACCCGGAAAAGCTCTCCTTCTGCCGCCAGTTCAGTCGCACAAGCAAACGAGGACCCCGAGGTGGCCAGCGAGCGTGTGCACGTCGATTCCAtctccgacgacgacggcctccaGGTCAGGCACGTCACAAAGAAGTTCGGGTCCTtcaccgccgtcgacgacgtctcCTTCGGCGTCCGCCACGGCGAGGTCTttgccctcctcggccccaacggcgccggcaagTCGACGACCATCTCCCTCATCCGCGGCGACATCCAGCCGAGCCGCAGctcctccggcggcggcggcgacgtcttGGTCGAGAAGGTCTCCGTCACGGCCCAGCGGGCCCTCGCCCGCTCCAACCTCGGCGTGTGTCCGCagttcgacgccgtcgacgccatgACGGTCGCCGAGCACCTCCGCCACTACGCCCGGCTCCGGGGCGTcccggacgccgaggaccaaGTGCGCGCCGTGatccgcgccgtcggcctcgacgcccacgTCGACGTGCCGGCGCAGCACCTGTCGGGCGGCAACAGGCGCAAGCTGTCCCTCGGCATCGCGCTGACGGGCAACCCGTCCGTGatgctcctcgacgagccgtcgtccggcctcgacgccgcggcgaaGCGGGTCATGTGGCGGACgctcgccggcatcgtcccGGGCCGGTCGATCCTCCTGACGACGCACAGCatggaggaggccgacgCGCTggcggggcgggcgggcatCGTCGCGCAGCGCAtgctggccgtcggcgaggtcggggAGCTGCGGAGCCGGTTCGGCGACTCGCTGTACGTGCACCTCGTGAGCCGGACGGCGCCGCACTCCACCGAGGcggagatggagaggatgCGGCGGTGGGTCGTCGGCGCGTTCCCGTCCGCgcgcgtcgaggccgagacgtACCACGGCCAGATGCgcttctccgtctcggcgtcggaTGTGCTGCAgaggaacggcggcggcggtggtggtcaGGAGGACCTCGGCAGAGATagaggcgacggcgactcCCGGGCGGAGGGGAGCAGCCGCGAGCTCAGCGCCATCGGCCGGCTCATCGTCATGCTGGAGGAGAACAGGGACGTCCTCGGGATCGAGCACCACAGCGTCAGCCCGACGACGCTGAGTgacgtcttcctcgccatTGTGGGCCAGCACAACGTCCAGGAGGAGGGGTACGCGGCGCGGccgggggagaagaagatcaaCTGGCGAAAGATCCTCCTCGGGTTCTAG
- a CDS encoding MNNG and nitrosoguanidine resistance protein, giving the protein MTKRYEGEGQKPITHRRPKSPKKPGQRANTTANAMLRNKTTTKTNTDMTANNRTGREALDTQRADLFGDWMKSRAPQHESLPHQSVSWWDPGLATLRKHISVMWCRNTFIICVSMFLILCLYWGIVFRIEENLPSLVCFVVDFDGQAAPYDAVTPLVGPAVTALANETLNSPVPSIGYQIRTAAEFDFDPLKVREAVYHFKAWSAVVVNPNATALLRAAVEVGNASYDPTGAVQVITMSGRDSFMTYSYILPSLTTFTSDLMTRFGEAWAAMLMADDTLTKETLRAAASAVNPGVSPLMLDLRPFGPPAAIPAVTFGLSFLIAHLGFTYYLADDRKCIVPEGHPPVHYWHYVIRRWISLMAAYFFLSLVYCLISLVFQVPFSNPPASPVEVAENPNAYGRASFIVFWLLNFLGMAALGMACENMAMVIGPRWVGLWLTFWTLTNTLTGFWPPDIAPGFYRWAYAWPYHHVIEGSRQILFDLHSRIGLNFGVLFAWVAVNTVLFVPACYVLRWKDEKEIRSRETKMPHFHLHRYDVETAIPKQPGVAPPRRKRGFLRAL; this is encoded by the exons ATGACCAAGCGAtacgagggcgagggccagAAACCGATAACACACAGACGTCCCAAGAGTCCCAAGAAGCCCGGCCAGAGAGCCAACACGACGGCCAACGCAATGCTCAGAAACAAGACAACCACCAAAACGAACACGGACATGACGGCGAACAACAGGACAGGCCGCGAAGC CCTGGACACCCAACGGGCGGACCTCTTCGGCGACTGGATGAAGTCCCGCGCGCCGCAGCACGAGAGCCTCCCTCACCAGTCCGTAAGCTGGTGGGATCCGGGACTGGCAACG CTACGGAAGCACATCTCTGTCATGTGGTGCAGAAACA CCTTCATCATCTGCGTCTCCATGTTCCTCATCCTCTGCCTCTACTGGGGCATCGTCTTCCGCATCGAGGAGAACCTGCCGTCCCTCGtctgcttcgtcgtcgacttcgACGGCCAGGCCGCCCCCTACGACGCCGTCACGCCCCTCGTCGGCCCGGCCgtcaccgccctcgccaacgagACGCTCAACAGCCCCGTGCCGTCCATCGGCTACCAGAtccgcaccgccgccgagttcGACTTCGACCCGCTCAAGGTCCGCGAGGCCGTCTACCACTTCAAGGCCTggtccgccgtcgtcgtcaacccCAACGCGACGGCCCTgctgcgcgccgccgtcgaggtcggcaacGCCTCGTACGACCCGACCGGCGCCGTCCAGGTCATCACCATGTCCGGCCGCGACTCCTTCATGACCTACAGCTACATCCTCCCGAGCCTGACCACCTTCACCTCGGACCTGATGACGCGCTTCGGCGAGGCCTGGGCCGCCATGCTCATGGCCGACGACACCCTGACCAAGGAGACCCTCCGCGCGGCCGCGAGCGCCGTCAACCCCGGGGTGTCGCCCCTCATGCTGGACCTCCGGCCGTTCGGCCCTCCGGCGGCGATCCCGGCCGTGACGTTCGGCCTTAGTTTCCTGATTGCCCACCTCGGCTTCACCTATTATCTTGCCGACGACAGA AAATGCATCGTACCCGAAGGCCATCCCCCCGTGCACTACTGGCACTACGTGATCCGCCGCTGGATCTCCCTGATGGCGGCCTACTTCTTCCTCTCGCTCGTCTACTGCCTCatctccctcgtcttccaggtgcccttctccaacccgccggcgtcccccgtcgaggtggccgagAACCCCAACGCCTACGGCCGCGCCTCCTTCATCGTCTTCTGGCTTCTCAACTTCCTCGGCATGGCGGCCCTCGGCATGGCCTGCGAGAACATGGCCATGGTCATCGGCCCCCGCTGGGTCGGCCTCTGGCTGACCTTCTGGACGCTGACCAACACCCTCACCGGCTTCTGGCCGCCCGACATCGCGCCGGGCTTCTACCGCTGGGCCTACGCCTGGCCGTACCACCACGTCATCGAGGGCAGCCGCCAGATCCTGTTCGACCTGCACTCGCGCATCGGCCTCAACTTCGGCGTGCTCTTCGCCTGGGTCGCCGTGAACACGGTGCTGTTCGTGCCGGCGTGCTACGTGCTGCGCtggaaggacgagaaggagatcCGGAGCCGGGAGACCAAGATGCCGCACTTCCACCTCCACCGCTACGACGTGGAGACGGCGATCCCCAAGCAGCCGGGCGTCGCGCccccgaggaggaagagggggttCCTGCGGGCGTTGTAG